The following is a genomic window from Psychrobacter immobilis.
TCAGTCAGCTGCGAGAATATAGCGTTAATCATCAAGTTTGTTTGACACCGCACAGTGGCGAAACTGCTAGATTACTGAATAAGAGAATCAGTGAAGTGGAAAGCAATAGACTACAAGCGATAAAACAGTGCGCTACAACTTATGGTGGTGAATGGGTGCTAAAAGGCGCAGGTTCTTTGATATTAGAGCAGGGCTTAGATGAGCACCACGTTTATGTTTGTGCTGTCGGTAATGCCGGTATGGCGACGGCTGGCATGGGTGATGTGTTATCCGGTGTCATTGCTGGTCTGCTAGCACAACAAGATTTATCGTCAGGAATGCAAAGCTTGCATCAAGCGGTTGTTATACATGGATTAGCAGGGGATACGCTGGTCAATCAAAGTAATAATACGTTATTGGTTGGACAACGAGGACTACAAGCTCAGGATATGCCAGCAGCCATTCGTCATGTGATGCAGCTATTGATTAACGTCTATAATTAGCATTAAGCCTAGGTAGTTGAGTTGCCACAATACTGATCAATTGCCTGCTGTACGCGTTCACGTTTGAGCTCAATTTCACGACCGTCTAAATATTGACGCTTGCCATTTGCATCCATCTCATAAATACGTCCGCCGACATTCAAGTTGGTCAAATTATTGCGGAGTGACTGGCAACGCTGTGCATTGGCTTGTGCTTCTTGTTCTTTAATCCGTGCTTCAAGCGCTGCAACTCTTTGCTCTTCTACGCTTTGAGTATTAGTACTTTGATTGGCATCTGTTTTGCCAGCCAATTGTCCTGCATTGCTTTGTCTGCCATCACTACGAAATTCAATCAGCTCAATGTTTTTACCATTTTGCGGCGCATGTTGGCTGTATTTGACTTCACCATGTGCACCGACAGATTTATAAACTTGAATAGCATGACTGGCATTCATCGACAGCATTAGCACATACGCAGTACTCATAAGCAGTTTGGTAGCAGTATTTATTTTAGACGCATATGCCATAGTAGCAATCCTCTCAAGGGGTAAAAAACAGATGTGTATATATGTGTCAATATAACATTTAAGTGTTGGAATGGTACTAAAAATGTACCAGCTTTCGATTCTAACAAATAATCCTTATGAATGTATGTTATTTAATAACTAATAGTTAGGGATGGGCTTTAGAAGTTTTTCTTGACAATAGCTCACAAACCATCGAATATAATAGCAGTTGATTGGTCAGTGAGCGGCTTTTATGATATTGCCGTGGCACTTGAAAATGAGGACGATAGGTTACTTATCAGTGGCTTACGCAGTTTTCGTTTCTTTGTGACAATGATATTGCAAAGATAGTAATCATAACGATTGTTATCGATAACTTTATGTATTGTCTCCGGACTTATCTGTCTACAATGACTAAGATAAACTTATTATTTGAAATGCGCTAAGCGTGACTCTAGCGGTTGTATTAAACATGGAAAAATATTCAGCAATTCAATCTTTTTAATAAGCCTGTCGTAAAATCTAACCATTTTACAAATTAGTATTGGCTGTGAGAGTGATTTAAATTGTGAATATCGATGCCTCTGTATAAATCAATCTGTTGTAAATGCTGTCTGCTATTTATCAATAATAAGCTTCTTTTATAGATGCACGCGCATCTTGTCACTGTACATCGATAGACTCCTGCCATAAAACTGACCCTACATATATTGCTGTGTTTGAGTAGCCTGCTGTCTTATAAAACAGCGTTACTTAGAGATAGTGGGCACACATTCTTGATATGGATAAGGATTTGCAGCCATTTCTATAAGATGAACCATCTTGTGTAAATAGCATGGTTTTCTCTTATAAATGAACGCCAATTCTTGACAAAAAAAAGGTGATGACAGTGACGCAAACCACGCAAAGTCCGAATATGACGGGACATACCCAAACGGGGAATGCCGCCAAAAATTTTGAAGAAAAGCAACAACGCCTCGCTGAGGGTAGTGAGCAACCTATCATGCTATCTGGTGCTGAGATGTTGGTGCAATCACTGACTGATGAGGGCGTCAAATATATTTTTGGCTATCCAGGTGGTGCGGTTCTTCATATCTATGATGCTTTGTTTCAACAAGAAAATATCGAGCATATCTTAGTACGTCATGAGCAAGCAGCCGGTCACATGGCAGATGCTTATTCGCGAGTCACAGGGCAGACAGGTGTAGTATTAGCGACGTCAGGTCCGGGTGCTACTAATACCGTAACGGCTATCGCAACAGCGTTTATGGATTCTGTGCCGATGGTGGTCATCGCAGGTCAGGTACCTAGCAGCCTAATTGGGGAAGATGCCTTCCAAGAAACAGATATGGTCGGTGTATCACGTCCTATCGTGAAGCATAGCTTTCAAGTGCGCCACGCTAGCGAAATCCCAATGATTGTCAAAAAAGCCTTTTATATTGCTCAGTCTGGACGCCCAGGTCCTGTAGTGATTGAT
Proteins encoded in this region:
- a CDS encoding DUF4124 domain-containing protein, which encodes MAYASKINTATKLLMSTAYVLMLSMNASHAIQVYKSVGAHGEVKYSQHAPQNGKNIELIEFRSDGRQSNAGQLAGKTDANQSTNTQSVEEQRVAALEARIKEQEAQANAQRCQSLRNNLTNLNVGGRIYEMDANGKRQYLDGREIELKRERVQQAIDQYCGNSTT